A region of Dioscorea cayenensis subsp. rotundata cultivar TDr96_F1 chromosome 5, TDr96_F1_v2_PseudoChromosome.rev07_lg8_w22 25.fasta, whole genome shotgun sequence DNA encodes the following proteins:
- the LOC120260792 gene encoding LOW QUALITY PROTEIN: KH domain-containing protein HEN4-like (The sequence of the model RefSeq protein was modified relative to this genomic sequence to represent the inferred CDS: deleted 1 base in 1 codon) — protein sequence MAGQRNNYGKRYHSQPDYTDNSGSKRRNPGDERDPFAPTSDDTVYRYLCPGKKIGSIIGRGGEIVKQLRADTQAKIRIGESTPGCDERVITIYSSSRETSTFEDTGDEICPAQDALFKVHEKLIADESLNDEYIDTDAPQVMVRLLVPSDQIGCIIGKGGQIIQSIRSETGAQVRIMKNEHLPPCAINNDELLQISGEAPLVRKALFQVSTRLHDNPSRSQHLLAGNLPSSFPSVAQYGVPNTGPPVIGMGPVMGHYGGYKGDVAGDWPFYSGPRDESAAREFGLRLLCPSVNIGAVIGKGGAIIKQIRQESGATIKVDSSSGEDDCIITISAKEFFEEAISPTLEAALRLQPRCSEKTERESGEFSFTTRLLVPTSRIGCLIGKGGSIISEMRRSTRANIRILSKENLPKVASEDDEMVQISGDLELAKNALVQITMRLKANFFEREGALSAFPPSAPYHLMASDDGTKYGGRDSKAHSRGYSSYSGGYGSSGDLPSETYGGYSGSQGGSGGNYGSYGGYSGRSGSAGLSGPNPVSHGKHHGY from the exons atggcCGGGCAGAGAAACAATTATGGCAAAAGGTACCATTCTCAGCCTGATTATACTGACAACAGCGGGAGCAAGAGAAGAAATCCTGGTGATGAGAGAGATCCCTTTGCTCCTACGTCTGATGACACTGTATACCGATATTTGTGCCCTGGAAAGAAGATAGGGAGTATCATTGGCAGGGGAGGGGAAATTGTGAAACAACTCAGGGCTGATACTCAAGCCAAGATCAGAATTGGCGAATCTACTCCAGGTTGTGATGAACGGGTTATAACAATTTACAGCTCAAGCAGGGAAACTAGTACCTTTGAGGACACTGGCGATGAAATTTGTCCTGCACAAGATGCTCTCTTTAAAGTACATGAGAAGCTTATCGCTGATGAATCCCTGAATGATGAATACATTGACACAGATGCACCTCAAGTCATGGTCCGTCTGCTTGTGCCATCTGATCAGATTGGTTGCATAATTGGGAAAGGTGGGCAAATTATTCAAAGTATTCGCAGTGAAACTGGTGCTCAAGTTCGTATTATGAAAAATGAGCATCTTCCTCCATGTGCCATTAATAATGATGAACTTCTCCAG ATTTCCGGGGAAGCGCCATTAGTGAGGAAGGCtttgtttcaagtttcaactcGTCTTCATGATAATCCATCTCGC TCCCAGCACCTCCTAGCTGGAAATTTGCCCAGCTCATTTCCTTCAGTTGCACAGTATGGGGTTCCAAATACTGGACCACCGGTCATTGGTATGGGTCCAGTGATGGGTCATTATGGAGGTTACAAGGGTGATGTGGCAGGAGATTGGCCTTTTTACTCAGGTCCTCGGGATGAAAGTGCAGCGAGGGAATTTGGGCTGCGCTTGCTCTGCCCTTCTGTGAATATTGGAGCAGTCATTGGCAAAGGTGGTGCCATTATTAAGCAAATCAGGCAGGAATCTGGCGCAACAATTAAAGTGGACAGTTCCTCTGGTGAAGATGACTGCATTATCACAATTTCTGCGAAGGAG TTCTTTGAGGAGGCCATATCTCCAACTTTAGAAGCTGCATTGCGCTTGCAACCTAGATGCAGTGAGAAAACTGAGAGAGAATCTGGGGAATTTTCATTTACCACACGCCTGCTTGTACCTACATCACGTATTGGCTGTCTGATTGGTAAAGGTGGGTCTATCATCTCTGAGATGAGGAGATCTACACGAGCCAACATCCGTATCCTTTCAAAGGAAAACCTTCCAAAAGTTGCTTCAGAAGATGATGAGATGGTTCAG ATCAGTGGAGACCTTGAGCTTGCCAAAAATGCTCTTGTGCAAATAACAATGCGGTTGAAAGCCAACTTTTTTGAAAGGGAGGGTGCTTTATCTGCATTTCCACCCTCGGCTCCTTACCATCTCATGGCAAGTGATGATGGGACAAAATATGGGGGTAGGGATAGTAAGGCACATAGTCGTGGGTACTCTTCATATTCTGGTGGATATGGTTCTTCAGGTGACTTACCATCTGAAACTTATGGAGGATATAGTGGTTCCCAG GGCGGTAGTGGTGGTAATTATGGATCATATGGTGGGTACTCTGGTCGTTCTGGTAGCGCTGG GTTGTCTGGCCCAAACCCCGTTTCTCATGGGAAACACCATGGTTATTAG
- the LOC120260230 gene encoding pentatricopeptide repeat-containing protein At5g15280, mitochondrial: MWEKKAATLTENSSLQDLLLMSLDLFPETIRRFWRVSALKPEDFLEILLSCGPEMNLRKVDFLWKLFGWAARQGEGFHHLPRSYEIMLSMLIQEQMYDEAESLLLSDDTRGVVSGAGEMFSAVIQGYANASRMDDSIALYDNARNQGLVPSVSCFKALLNALIRNKNAEFAVRVYMDMIDVGMFGIKASLAVLSEIAEGYCKKKDYEDMLKFMKEWEVIPKTHSCNKITSALCRNLASEEAWSYVQKMEVLGFDPDAVTFGILIVQSCIEGKLKSGFLFLAECFSRKIKPDVCAYNALISGVFKEGMGQHAKVIYEDMIEKDLKPDLATFRILLAGYCLCRQFDEVKEVISKMVDCGMISLAFTEDALSKAFMLLGLDHLGVKVKRDNYAGLLKAEFFDSLGNGLYLETNLDEYERILDDILNNEIIPKFDSHLLKYCLEGDIGSALRVMKKVVQWGHAVSLSTFFTLLKGLCESLNHIKEVISLLDEMPELYNQLEKGTLNFLIQSLSKNWMTMHAKLMVDEMLKKEMLVESSTYTALIMGFCKEDNIGGLKECLEVAKVIAWLPALGEIKVLISCLCKWSMIKEVLDLFDILAPRNCHLFFNICNDILRELCAGNFTIIGCLLLEELLQRGFILDHEAYVNIIKGFIKEQKFAEALGIVDIVLGKNISLSESSYQLFVPLLIRFNRVEEVINLKQAMLNRQPETVNFLYGPILNHLCKLARIDEATVQLRQVLAAKVYPDDKTLNILLQGYCEGNNLGKACEILPIIFRHHSALSLASFRCLVRQFCAHDLLSSAFKLRKMIDQGGGIQPLILYNILIYYLFQLGCSLHVEILLNEMQTTHVSPDQVTYDFLISGFSRCGNFSKSVEVLHTMVSKGLRPSNRSLRKVVCCLCNSSRLDEALALSTVMEHRRWKYGSVIQNAIVGGLLSSGQHKEAELFLNRIEEKDLILKTTDYDLLIKQFCKHGSMKRAVELLNVMLKKGKHPNETSYNSVICVLCASKSFDLALDFYSEMQHKNLKPYMETCDRLIYGLCSNGRTDEANTVLETLPRCGLIPTSHMYKYIIDRYCAENNLDKASKLLHEMQQNGCSPNFETQWTLISSLSNDTRKERSKVGEGFLSRLLSDSSPFSNAF; this comes from the exons ATGTGGGAGAAGAAAGCTGCCACCTTGACGGAAAATTCATCCTTGCAGGACCTCCTTCTGATGTCTCTAGACTTGTTCCCGGAGACTATCCGCCGGTTCTGGAGAGTGTCGGCCTTGAAACCCGAAGATTTTCTTGAAATATTGCTGAGTTGTGGGCCAGAGATGAATTTGAGAAAAGTGGATTTCTTATGGAAGTTGTTTGGCTGGGCTGCTAGGCAGGGTGAGggttttcatcatcttccaagGTCTTATGAGATTATGCTTTCAATGCTTATTCAAGAACAGATGTATGATGAAGCGGAGTCATTGCTTCTGTCTGATGATACCCGGGGAGTTGTCTCTGGAGCTGGTGAGATGTTTAGTGCAGTCATTCAAGGTTATGCTAATGCTTCAAGGATGGATGATTCAATTGCATTGTATGATAATGCTAGAAATCAAGGCTTAGTACCATCCGTTTCCTGTTTCAAGGCTCTCCTTAATGCTTTGATTAGGAATAAGAATGCCGAGTTTGCTGTAAGAGTTTATATGGATATGATAGATGTTGG GATGTTTGGAATCAAAGCCAGTCTTGCAGTTCTCTCAGAAATTGCTGAAGGTTACTGCAAGAAGAAAGATTATGAAGATATGCTTAAGTTTATGAAGGAATGGGAAGTCATCCCCAAAACTCATAGTTGTAATAAAATAACTTCTGCTCTGTGTAGGAATTTAGCTTCTGAAGAAGCTTGGTCCTATGTGCAGAAGATGGAGGTTTTAGGTTTTGATCCGGATGCTGTAACATTTGGAATTCTTATTGTTCAAAGTTGCATTGAAGGAAAACTGAAAAGTGGCTTCCTTTTTTTGGCTGAATGTTTCTCTAGAAAAATAAAGCCTGATGTTTGTGCTTATAATGCATTAATCAGTGGGGTTTTTAAGGAGGGGATGGGTCAGCATGCAAAAGTTATTTATGAGGACATGATCGAGAAGGATTTAAAGCCAGATTTAGCAACTTTCAGGATTCTGTTGGCAGGCTACTGTCTGTGTAGACAATTTGATGAAGTTAAAGAGGTTATCAGTAAGATGGTGGATTGTGGTATGATTTCTCTGGCTTTCACTGAGGATGCTCTCTCGAAAGCCTTTATGTTGTTGGGTCTTGATCACTTGGGTGTGAAAGTGAAGCGGGATAATTATGCCGGGCTTTTGAAAGCTGAATTCTTCGACTCTCTTGGTAATGGTCTATACTTAGAGACTAATCTTGATGAATATGAACGGATCTTAGATGATATATTGAATAATGAGATTATCCCCAAATTTGATTCCCATTTACTAAAGTACTGTCTGGAAGGTGATATAGGAAGTGCACTCAGAGTGATGAAGAAAGTGGTTCAGTGGGGGCATGCCGTCTCTTTGTCTACATTCTTCACATTACTGAAAGGCTTATGTGAATCTCTGAAtcacataaaagaagtaattagTTTATTGGATGAAATGCCTGAATTATATAACCAATTAGAAAAAGGCACTCTTAATTTTCTTATTCAAAGTTTAAGCAAGAACTGGATGACAATGCATGCGAAGTTGATGGTTGATGAGATGCTCAAAAAGGAAATGCTGGTTGAGAGCAGTACTTATACAGCTCTGATAATGGGATTCTGCAAAGAAGACAATATTGGAGGACTTAAAGAATGCTTGGAAGTTGCAAAAGTTATTGCTTGGCTGCCAGCTCTTGGGGAGATAAAGGTTCTTATCAGTTGTCTGTGCAAGTGGAGTATGATCAAGGAAGTGCTAGACCTTTTTGATATTCTCGCTCCAAGGAACTGCCACTTGTTCTTCAATATTTGCAATGACATTCTAAGGGAGTTGTGTGCGGGGAATTTTACAATCATCGGATGCTTATTGCTGGAGGAGCTTCTTCAGAGGGGCTTTATTTTGGATCATGAAGCCTATGTAAACATAATCAAAGGTTTTATAAAGGAGCAGAAATTTGCTGAAGCATTAGGGATTGTTGATATTGTACTTGGGAAGAACATAAGCCTATCAGAAAGTTCATATCAATTATTTGTACCTTTGTTGATCCGGTTTAACCGAGTTGAGGAGGTAATTAATCTAAAGCAAGCAATGTTAAACAGGCAACCAGAAACTGTTAATTTTCTTTATGGCCCCATTTTGAATCATTTATGCAAATTAGCGAGGATTGATGAGGCGACAGTTCAGTTGCGACAAGTGCTTGCTGCTAAGGTATATCCAGATGACAAGACCCTTAACATCTTGTTGCAGGGATATTGtgaaggaaacaatttgggaaaGGCATGTGAGATACTACCTATAATTTTCAGGCATCACTCTGCTCTTTCCCTTGCTAGCTTTCGTTGTCTAGTTCGCCAATTTTGTGCACATGATCTACTATCTAGTGCCTTTAAACTTAGAAAGATGATTGATCAGGGAGGAGGGATTCAACCTCTCATCTTATATAATATcttgatttattatttgtttcaatTGGGATGCAGTTTGCATGTCGAGATTTTGTTAAATGAAATGCAAACAACTCATGTGTCTCCGGATCAAGTTACTTATGATTTCCTCATAAGCGGCTTTTCTAGGTGTGGAAATTTCTCAAAATCTGTGGAGGTACTTCATACAATGGTTTCCAAGGGTTTGAGACCAAGCAACCGTAGCCTACGAAAAGTAGTTTGTTGCCTTTGCAATAGCAGCAGACTTGATGAAGCTTTAGCACTGAGCACGGTGATGGAACATAGAAGGTGGAAGTACGGTTCAGTCATCCAAAATGCAATTGTTGGAGGCCTTCTTTCATCTGGACAACATAAAGAAGCTGAACTCTTCTTGAATAGAATTGAAGAAAAGGATCTGATTCTCAAGACCACCGACTATGATCTTCTGATTAAACAATTTTGCAAACATGGGAGCATGAAAAGGGCTGTGGAATTGTTGAATGTGATGCTAAAGAAGGGCAAGCATCCTAATGAAACTAGTTATAATTCAGTCATCTGTGTTCTATGTGCTTCTAAATCATTTGATCTCGCTCTCGACTTCTATTCAGAGATGCAGCACAAGAACCTTAAGCCATATATGGAAACATGTGATAGACTCATCTATGGCCTTTGTAGCAATGGGAGAACTGATGAAGCCAACACAGTCCTTGAAACACTGCCGCGCTGTGGTTTGATTCCCACCAGTCATATGTACAAGTATATAATCGATAGATACTGTGCAGAAAATAATCTGGACAAAGCATCAAAACTATTACATGAGATGCAGCAAAATGGATGTTCACCCAATTTTGAGACTCAATGGACTTTAATAAGCAGTTTAAGCAATGACACTAGAAAGGAAAGAAGTAAAGTTGGTGAGGGATTCTTGTCTCGTCTTCTCTCTGACAGCAGCCCTTTCTCGAACGCTTTTTAA
- the LOC120261296 gene encoding photosynthetic NDH subunit of subcomplex B 4, chloroplastic-like codes for MAMVKSTMTFSMPRPCLPTPTLHSSKPKTYQRPKWSISNGRASSFKVKALPDLTLMAVMVEHAFLQRDFYVHKTVWHLSDEAIKNIYTIYIMFTVWGCCFFGSTKSKQTSFNF; via the exons atGGCAATGGTGAAATCAACTATGACCTTCTCCATGCCCAGGCCATGCCTCCCCACTCCTACTCTTCATTCATCTAAA CCAAAGACTTATCAGCGTCCCAAGTGGAGCATCAGCAACGGAAGAGCCTCCTCATTCAAAGTGAAGGCTTTGCCTGATTTGACTCTCATGGCTGTCATGGTAGAGCATGCTTTTCTCCAGAGAGATTTCTACGTTCATAAGACTGTGTGGCATCTCAGTGATGAGGCTATCAAGAACATCT ACACCATTTATATAATGTTCACTGTCTGGGGTTGCTGCTTCTTTGGATCCACTAAAAGTAAgcaaacatcattcaatttctga
- the LOC120260231 gene encoding LOW QUALITY PROTEIN: methyltransferase FGSG_00040-like (The sequence of the model RefSeq protein was modified relative to this genomic sequence to represent the inferred CDS: inserted 2 bases in 2 codons; deleted 3 bases in 2 codons), protein MTMHGGAGAQEEEEEEQEEMMQKLRSRATELLLKEDWNEYINLYSYFISTTSTFNGGSKLHKALPSAFSNRAEARLRVRDLPGALADCQRALDIEPSHVKALLCKGKTLLELHRYSQASETFQLVLSLQTHLSGNNEALRDDXERSRKLEVQSKTGVFDISDWIMNGFGGSSPELAEYVGPVEVRRSIPGSGRGLFATKNIEAGTPLVITKAVVIGRGILPENDRESGVTARLFCGRIFVDKVLDVGRKCKRTLRLMYTLFNGEDDESELQVPEMALFNPNEKSKMVAMDEEVEELLLDVERILKVLDVNCLMEDAACARVLGKKSXVLWSGGFWILPSFVNHSCSPNARRLHIGDRVIVHASRDVKAGEEIVFAYFDVLAPVKNRKEMSKRWGFECRCERCRFEEEVLFKEELRKMDVSMESGFDAGEVVVGLEEGMKRWMVSKAKERGFLRASLFAAYADVYKSDKMMRRLGKRIPTEISVAENMAGAVGGDERTMKMVLERLKKKRKSIASDQNVIEMEKSIEAW, encoded by the exons ATGACAATGCATGGCGGTGCAGGagctcaagaagaagaagaagaagagcaggAGGAGATGATGCAGAAGCTCAGATCTAGAGCCACTGAACTCCTCCTTAAAGAGGACTGGAACGAGTACATCAACCTCTACTCTTATTTCATCTCCACCACCTCCACCTTCAATGGCGGCTCCAAGCTCCATAAAGCACTCCCGTCCGCCTTCTCTAACCGTGCCGAGGCTCGTCTCCGGGTCCGTGACCTACCCGGGGCGCTGGCTGACTGCCAACGTGCTCTAGACATCGAGCCCAGCCATGTCAAAGCTCTCCTTTGTAAAGGTAAGACACTCCTTGAACTCCATCGCTATTCTCAGGCCTCTGAAACCTTCCAACTAGTTCTTTCCCTTCAAACTCACTTGTCTGGGAACAATGAGGCTCTTAGAGATG GAGAGAGGAGCAGGAAGCTTGAAGTTCAGTCAAAAACTGGTGTCTTTGATATCTCTGATTGGATAATGAATGGTTTTggagggagctcgccggagttGGCAGAGTATGTTGGGCCAGTGGAGGTGAGG AGATCAATTCCAGGCTCTGGAAGGGGGCTCTTTGCAACGAAGAACATTGAGGCAGGGACACCATTGGTGATAACCAAAGCAGTGGTCATTGGAAGGGGGATATTGCCGGAGAATGACCGAGAGTCCGGTGTGACTGCAAGGCTT TTTTGTGGAAGGATTTTTGTTGATAAGGTGCTTGATGTTGGGAGGAAATGCAAGAGAACACTGAGATTGATGTACACATTGTTTAATGGTGAGGATGATGAAAGTGAGCTTCAAGTGCCTGAGATGGCTCTATTTAATCCGAATGAGAAATCAAAGATGGTAGCAATGGATGAAGAGGTGGAGGAGTTGTTGTTGGATGTTGAGAGGATACTGAAGGTTTTGGATGTGAATTGTTTGATGGAAGATGCAGCGTGTGCAAGAGTTCTTGGGAAGAAGA GGGTACTCTGGAGTGGGGGCTTTTGGATATTGCCTTCATTTGTGAATCATTCTTGTAGTCCTAATGCTAGAAGATTGCACATTGGGGATAGAGTAATTGTGCATGCTTCAAGGGATGTGAAAGCAGGGGAGGAGATTGTGTTTgcttattttgatgttttggcACCGGTGAAGAACCGAAAGGAGATGTCGAAAAGATGGGGATTTGAGTGTAGATGTGAGAGGTGTAGGTTTGAGGAAGAGGTCTTGTTTAAGGAGGAATTGAGGAAGATGGACGTGAGTATGGAAAGCGGGTTTGATGCCGGGGAGGTTGTGGTTGGACTAGAGGAAGGAATGAAAAGATGGATGGTCTCCAAGGCAAAGGAAAGAGGCTTCTTGAGAGCATCATTATTTGCGGCTTATGCCGATGTTTATAAATCTGATAAGATGATGAGGCGGTTGGGGAAGAGGATACCGACGGAGATATCTGTTGCAGAGAACATGGCAGGGGCTGTGGGAGGTGATGAGAGGACAATGAAGATGGTGCTTGAGaggttgaagaagaaaaggaagagcATTGCAAGTGACCAAAATGTAATTGAAATGGAGAAAAGCATTGAAGCTTGGTAA
- the LOC120260232 gene encoding peptidyl-prolyl cis-trans isomerase NIMA-interacting 4 has protein sequence MRVKKLTIDRLARKWGKDSKPKSKGKQPAAGASEDGASKGAGKSKGGKSADGLGTCTYVKARHILCEKQGKINEAYKKLQDGWLSNGDKVPPAEFAKVAAEYSECPSGKKGGDLGWFPRGKMAGPFQDVAFSTPIGVTSAPFKSTHGYHIILSEGRKN, from the exons ATGAGGGTTAAGAA ACTGACGATAGATAGGCTTGCGCGAAAATGGGGAAAAGACTCGAAGCCGAAGAGCAAAGGGAAGCAGCCTGCCGCCGGCGCCAGCGAGGATGGTGCCTCCAAGGGCGCCGGAAAAAGCAAAGGGGGGAAGTCAGCTGATGGGCTTGGCACCTGCACTTATGTCAAGG CAAGACATATTTTGTGTGAAAAGCAAGGCAAGATCAATGAAGCTTACAAGAAATTGCAAGATGGTTGGCTGAGTAATGGGGATAAGGTCCCTCCTGCTGAATTTGCAAAG GTAGCTGCAGAGTATTCAGAATGCCCGTCGGGGAAGAAAGGTGGAGATCTTGGATGGTTTCCTAGGGGCAAAATGGCTGGACCCTTCCAAGACGTTGCATTCAGCACACCAATTGGTGTCACCAGTGCACCATTCAAATCTac GCATGGTTACCATATCATCTTATCCGAGGGAAGGAAGAATTGA